CAAATTATCACGAACCTTTTGGATGCCTTTATGGCGGCAATAGGCTTCCTGCCAATGCTGCCGGGCGGCGGCAAATTCTTGCCGCAATTGGGACAATTTTTCTTCTTGCGCCTTTATCCCACTACCCAGTTTTGCCAAAAAAGCCTGATACTCTTTTATCTGTAAACCGCTGACGAGTCGATTTTGCTGATGAAACTGGGCGGCATACTGTTCTCGGAAGCGCTGTAATTCCTGAAGTTGGTGCTGGGCGGCCTGAATTTTTCCAGACAGCTCATTTAAAACCTTGGCGGCGGCGGATTCTTTCCCGGCGGTAAATTCCTCTACTGGTTTTAAACGTTTCAGCCGTTTCATGGATTATTGGAAAACAACCGCTCCAAGCCACTGATACTTTCTTCCAGCGTTACCGCTTCATGCATGTTTTGCTGCAAAAAATCCGTAATTTTGGGGTGATTCCCAATGGCCTCGTCAATTTTCGGATCGGAACCGGCCTGATAGGCACCCAAGGTAATCAGATCCCGGTTGCGCTGATACAGGGAAAACTGTTTTTTAAGCTGGCGGGCGGCTTCTATATGAGACTGGGAACAAATATCCGCCATTACCCGGCTGATGGATGCCTCAATGTCAATCGCCGGATAATGGCCGGCCTCGGCCAGTTCCCGCGACAAGACAATATGACCATCCAATACGCCCCGGGCGGCGTCGGCGATGGGGTCGTTGGTATCATCGCCTTCCGCAAGCACCGTGTAAAAAGCGGTAATGGAACCGGTGCCCACTTCGCCACAGCCGGCCCGCTCCACCAGTCGCGGCAGCTTTGCAAACACCGATGGCGGATAACCCTTGGTGGCGGGTGGTTCATCAATGGCCAGGGCGATTTCACGCTGGGCCTGGGCATAGCGGGTCAAAGAGTCCATCAGTAGTAATACATCCTTGCCCTGATCCCGGAAATACTCGGCAATGGAAGTGGCCATCAACGCACCGTGCATGCGCATCAGAGGCGGCTGGTCGGCAGGCGTGGCCACTACCACAGCCTTGGATAGCCCCTTAGGCCCCAGAATCTTCTGGACGAAATCGTTCACCTCCCGGCCCCGTTCTCCAATCAACCCGACCACCACTACATCGGCGGAAGTAAAACGGGTCATCATTCCCAACAACACGCTTTTGCCCACGCCCGTGCCGGCAAACAAGCCCAATCTCTGCCCCCGACCTACGGTCAGCAAGGCATTTATCGCCCTGACACCCACATCCAAGGGCTCGGCGACAGGTTGTCGCAACAATGGATTCAGGGGTTTACCCTGTAAGGGTTGGACTGTTTCAAATTGCAGCGGCCCCTTGCCATCCAACGGGTGACCTGCGCCATCCAGCACCCGTCCCAGCAAACCAGCACCTACTCGGGCCACACTGGGTTGACCACTTGGGATTACCCGGCAGTTGGGTTCAAGACCGTAAATATCCCCTACCGGCATCAAATAGAGTTGCTCGCCGGCAAAACCCACTACTTCTGCTTCAATCCGTTCCCGGTAAGCGGTCTCCACCCAGCAACGTCCGCCCACGGGGGCCTGGCATCCTACTGCTTCCAGGGTCAACCCCACCATCCGTGACAATTTGCCTTCCACCACCAATGAAGGAGGATTGGACAATCTTTGCTGATAAGGTTTGAGCCGCTTTATCCACTGCTGGGAACGGTCAAACTCGGGCACCGTGCTCATTTAGATTTTCCTTGATCCGCGCCCCGGTCTCCACCCAGAGCGGTGGCAATCACTGCCGCCAATCTGGTCTCAACCGTCGCGTCAATCCGTGACACATCGGTTTCAATCTTGCAGCCTCCGCGGCTGATTAAAGGCTCTTCCACAATCTTCCAGGGCACGGAAATCTCATCTAAGTGCAGGGCCGAGCGTACCAGCTCCGCATCTTCTGGATGCATGGTCAATGTGGCTTTGCGCTGGGTTACCGGCAGCAGCGCCAAAGTCTCTCGGACCACAGCAATAATCTGACCGGGATCGGTCTTTAATTCCCTGCGGACAAGTTGCCTGGCAACCGTCATCGCCAGCGTAACCAGCTCCTGTTCCACCTGCTCATCCAGTTGCCGCAGCGGTTCGCTTAGCAGGCTCAGAATGTTATCCAAGTGAACGGCTTTCTCTTTCAGCTCCGCCATGGCTTCGGTTTTGCCTTCTGAGAAGCCTTGTTCCTTGCCTTCCCGATACCCCTGTTGAAATCCCTTGTCATACCCTTCTTTGTACCCTTCCTGGTTACCCTTATCGAACCCTTCTTTGTAGCCAGCTTCATGACCGGCCTTGGCGGCTTCAGCATAGGCTTCCTTCTGGACTTCTTCCAGCGCTTCAGCGGTAACCACGGCGGTAGGTTCCGGTTCCACTTCGGCTGGTTCGGCAACGCCTCCGCTTAGGTCACGCTGCAAAGCTTGTACGAAAGAATTTTCGGTGGCCATTTCAGGCGGTGTCCAGGTCGCCACACTTTGCAATTCCTCGCTGGAAAATTTTTCCTTAGATGAGCTCATCACCGCCACCGCCTAAGGCAATCTCACCCGCATCCGCCAAGCGCCGGGCAATGGAAAGAATTTCCTTTTGCGCCGCTTCCACCTCGCTCAACTTCGCAGGAGGCGCTGCTTCCAGGTCATCGCGAAGCATTTCCGCCGCCCGCCGCGACATATTGTTGAAGAATTTTTCCTTCAAGGCTTCATCCGCGCCTCGCAAGGCTAATAATAGGGAGTCGGTGGACACTTCGCGCAGGAGCGTTTGGATACTCCGGTCATCCAGTTGCACCAGATCATCAAAGACAAACATTTTGTCTTGAATCAATTGAGCAATATCAGGCGACCTCTCTTCCAGGGTTTCCATCACCCCAACTTCCACACTGCTGTCCACCATATTGAGAATTTCAGCGGCTTTTTCAATGCCGCCAATGTTGGAGGATTTCAAATTACTGTTACCTGTCAATTGCCGTTCCATAATCGCATCAAGCTCCTTCAGAGCATCCGGTTGCACTGCCTCCAGGGTTGCAATGCGCATGACTATGTCTCCCCGCATGTTTTCCGGCAACATACCAAGCACGGCAGATGCTTGCGGAGGATCGAGCAAGGATAAAATGAT
This is a stretch of genomic DNA from Methylothermaceae bacteria B42. It encodes these proteins:
- the fliI gene encoding EscN/YscN/HrcN family type III secretion system ATPase (involved in type III protein export during flagellum assembly), whose product is MSTVPEFDRSQQWIKRLKPYQQRLSNPPSLVVEGKLSRMVGLTLEAVGCQAPVGGRCWVETAYRERIEAEVVGFAGEQLYLMPVGDIYGLEPNCRVIPSGQPSVARVGAGLLGRVLDGAGHPLDGKGPLQFETVQPLQGKPLNPLLRQPVAEPLDVGVRAINALLTVGRGQRLGLFAGTGVGKSVLLGMMTRFTSADVVVVGLIGERGREVNDFVQKILGPKGLSKAVVVATPADQPPLMRMHGALMATSIAEYFRDQGKDVLLLMDSLTRYAQAQREIALAIDEPPATKGYPPSVFAKLPRLVERAGCGEVGTGSITAFYTVLAEGDDTNDPIADAARGVLDGHIVLSRELAEAGHYPAIDIEASISRVMADICSQSHIEAARQLKKQFSLYQRNRDLITLGAYQAGSDPKIDEAIGNHPKITDFLQQNMHEAVTLEESISGLERLFSNNP
- a CDS encoding flagellar motor switch protein FliG; protein product: MDEELTGIDRAGLLLLAVGQEPAAKILQYLEPKEVQLLGMAMADVKNIQTETVEEVIETFLQHISNQTAIGLNSDDYLRNVLTAALGEDKASSVIDRIFLSRNSRGIEQLKWMEPRAITELIRLEHPQIIAIILSLLDPPQASAVLGMLPENMRGDIVMRIATLEAVQPDALKELDAIMERQLTGNSNLKSSNIGGIEKAAEILNMVDSSVEVGVMETLEERSPDIAQLIQDKMFVFDDLVQLDDRSIQTLLREVSTDSLLLALRGADEALKEKFFNNMSRRAAEMLRDDLEAAPPAKLSEVEAAQKEILSIARRLADAGEIALGGGGDELI